From Zhongshania aliphaticivorans, one genomic window encodes:
- a CDS encoding DsbE family thiol:disulfide interchange protein: protein MQRLKLFIPLLVFVALAAMFFGVERRVQRGEYAPTDLPSALVNRPLPAFSLPALEDGRTLTNSDIQGEWFLLNVWATWCPTCHYEHPFLVALADQGVKIVSVDYKDNAEAAQRWLAEKGNPYVATLFDEAGDFGLDLGVTGAPETYLVDAAGIVRFRYQGALDQAIWGREFAPLIAGLAAPSAELKQ from the coding sequence ATGCAAAGGCTTAAACTCTTTATTCCCCTGTTGGTGTTTGTTGCGCTAGCGGCAATGTTTTTTGGTGTTGAACGCCGCGTGCAGCGCGGTGAATACGCGCCGACCGATTTGCCGTCGGCATTGGTCAATCGACCGTTGCCCGCGTTTTCCCTACCTGCGTTGGAGGACGGTCGAACTCTCACCAACAGCGATATTCAAGGTGAGTGGTTTTTACTGAATGTGTGGGCGACGTGGTGCCCTACTTGTCACTATGAGCATCCATTCCTCGTTGCGCTTGCCGATCAGGGTGTCAAAATTGTCAGCGTCGATTACAAAGATAACGCCGAGGCGGCGCAGCGTTGGCTGGCAGAGAAGGGCAATCCGTATGTGGCGACGCTCTTTGATGAGGCCGGTGATTTTGGTTTGGATCTCGGTGTTACCGGCGCGCCAGAAACCTATTTGGTAGACGCGGCGGGCATCGTTCGCTTTCGCTATCAGGGTGCGCTAGATCAAGCTATATGGGGTCGCGAGTTTGCCCCACTTATTGCAGGCTTGGCGGCGCCGTCGGCGGAGCTTAAGCAATGA
- the ccmB gene encoding heme exporter protein CcmB: protein MTLFSLALAVLRRDLLAAARRGSEWSNPLVFFVMVCALFPLGIGPEPQRLAELAPGILWVVALLASLLASDTVFRSDYDDATLEQMLLSHQALYPQVIAKTLAHWLLSGLPLSLLSPLLGVLLHLPTAGMLALMASLALGSAVLSFIGAIGAALTVGLRKGGLLLSLIILPLYIPVLIFGSSAVKTAVDGGPFLPQLAMLGVFFLVALALAPLAIAGALRISVDQ, encoded by the coding sequence ATGACGTTATTTAGCTTGGCGTTGGCCGTATTGCGTAGGGATTTGCTCGCCGCTGCGCGCCGGGGCAGTGAATGGTCAAATCCCCTCGTGTTTTTTGTCATGGTCTGTGCGCTGTTTCCGCTCGGGATTGGGCCTGAACCCCAGCGATTGGCGGAGTTGGCGCCCGGAATATTGTGGGTGGTGGCTTTATTAGCGTCCTTACTCGCCAGCGATACGGTATTTCGCAGTGATTACGACGACGCTACCCTCGAGCAAATGCTGCTTAGCCACCAAGCCTTATATCCGCAAGTGATCGCTAAAACCTTGGCGCACTGGTTGTTAAGCGGTTTGCCTCTTAGTCTACTTTCACCTTTATTAGGTGTTTTGCTGCATTTACCGACGGCGGGGATGCTGGCTTTGATGGCGAGCTTGGCGCTTGGTAGCGCCGTATTAAGCTTTATTGGTGCTATTGGCGCGGCGTTAACCGTAGGCTTGCGAAAGGGCGGCTTATTGTTGTCACTGATCATCTTACCCCTGTATATTCCCGTGCTGATCTTTGGCAGTAGTGCCGTTAAAACGGCGGTCGACGGCGGCCCATTTCTACCGCAACTGGCGATGCTGGGCGTGTTTTTTCTGGTTGCCTTGGCGCTGGCACCGCTGGCGATAGCGGGCGCTTTGCGAATTAGTGTGGATCAGTAG
- the ccmD gene encoding heme exporter protein CcmD, producing the protein MYFDSIGELFAMDGHGPYVWFCYGITALVLCVILFEARRRRLGAEQRVRGVVRRKQASANKVKGKE; encoded by the coding sequence GTGTACTTTGATTCGATTGGTGAGTTGTTCGCAATGGATGGCCACGGCCCTTATGTGTGGTTCTGTTACGGTATAACAGCACTGGTGTTGTGCGTTATTTTATTTGAAGCCCGTCGTCGCCGTCTTGGTGCTGAGCAGCGGGTGCGTGGGGTGGTTCGCCGCAAACAAGCAAGCGCTAATAAAGTGAAAGGCAAAGAGTAA
- a CDS encoding heme ABC transporter permease, whose amino-acid sequence MWTTFHKWGSPRWFYQFSGRLLPWLGGLSLLLLIGGAVWGLALVPPDYKQGNSFRIIYVHVPASAVAMGAYMTMAIAGAIHLIWRMKLAAMVMKAIAPIGASLTFLALLTGAVWGKPTWGTWWVWDARITSVLILFFLYLGVIALHQAFENREAAAKACAVLVIVGAVNIPIIYWSVEWWYSLHQPASIRFIGESSIHPSMLRPLMATMAGMYLFFAWAMLLFTRNEILDRERNTRWVQDIVCGDDKNAESNSVL is encoded by the coding sequence ATTTGGACTACGTTTCATAAATGGGGCTCGCCGCGCTGGTTTTATCAGTTCAGTGGCCGCTTGCTGCCGTGGCTGGGGGGCTTGTCGCTATTGCTGCTCATTGGTGGCGCGGTGTGGGGCTTAGCGCTGGTGCCGCCCGACTATAAACAGGGCAATAGTTTTCGTATTATTTATGTGCATGTACCTGCGTCGGCGGTGGCCATGGGCGCGTATATGACCATGGCCATAGCTGGCGCGATTCACTTGATTTGGCGAATGAAGTTGGCGGCAATGGTCATGAAAGCGATTGCGCCGATCGGTGCCTCGCTTACATTTCTTGCGCTGTTGACCGGCGCCGTGTGGGGTAAGCCAACCTGGGGTACCTGGTGGGTATGGGATGCTCGTATCACCTCAGTGTTGATTTTGTTCTTTTTGTATCTTGGGGTTATTGCCCTGCATCAAGCCTTTGAAAATCGCGAAGCAGCGGCCAAGGCCTGTGCGGTACTGGTGATCGTGGGCGCAGTTAATATCCCCATTATTTATTGGTCTGTGGAATGGTGGTACAGCCTGCATCAGCCAGCCAGTATTCGTTTTATCGGTGAATCCTCTATTCATCCCAGTATGCTGAGGCCCTTGATGGCGACCATGGCGGGCATGTATTTGTTTTTCGCCTGGGCAATGTTGTTGTTTACTCGCAATGAAATTCTTGATCGTGAGCGCAATACCCGCTGGGTCCAAGACATTGTCTGCGGTGATGACAAAAACGCGGAGAGTAACAGTGTACTTTGA
- a CDS encoding response regulator has product MRILVVEDFSTMRRIIRNLLGDLGYRYISEADDGLAALPMLHNQHFDFVITDLLMPHMSGLELLRAIRADRRLRHIPVLMITADAHREQIIEAAEAGVNGYIVKPFTAAMLESKIMRIFARVDG; this is encoded by the coding sequence ATGCGTATTTTGGTCGTTGAGGATTTTTCGACAATGCGACGGATAATTCGCAATCTCCTTGGCGACTTGGGATATCGCTACATTAGTGAGGCAGACGACGGCTTAGCGGCACTGCCTATGCTGCATAATCAGCATTTTGATTTTGTTATTACCGATTTGTTAATGCCGCATATGTCGGGTCTTGAGTTGTTGCGGGCTATTCGTGCTGATCGCCGACTTCGCCATATTCCAGTGTTAATGATTACCGCAGATGCTCACCGCGAGCAAATTATTGAAGCCGCTGAAGCGGGTGTGAACGGGTATATTGTCAAACCCTTCACTGCGGCAATGCTGGAAAGCAAAATAATGCGCATTTTTGCTAGAGTTGACGGTTAA
- a CDS encoding MinD/ParA family ATP-binding protein translates to MNSRPVQVIAVSGGKGGVGKTNVAINLSVALAEAGKRVVILDADFGLANIDVLLGLRSTKTIEDVLDGRCSLQEVMLTGPAGIKIIPASSGTRRLTMLSSLEHVGLIRAFSEIAEQLDVLIVDTAAGISDSVVNFVSAAHEVLLVVCNEPSSITDAYAMIKLLNRDFGRSRFRILANMVADEAEGRQVFETLNNVCQQFIEVALIYTGAIPFDQHLRDAVRQRHPVILHAPSSVSARALRDVSKKIQMWPLPSRMEGRLLFFIEQLTAVDSQRRGIGERRDG, encoded by the coding sequence CAATGTCGCTATTAATCTCAGTGTCGCGCTCGCTGAGGCGGGTAAGCGAGTGGTAATACTTGATGCCGACTTTGGTTTGGCGAATATCGACGTATTGTTGGGTTTGCGTAGTACCAAAACCATCGAGGATGTTCTCGATGGGCGCTGCTCGCTGCAAGAGGTAATGTTAACGGGGCCGGCGGGCATTAAAATTATTCCTGCTTCGTCCGGCACACGGCGTTTAACCATGCTGTCTAGCCTTGAACATGTGGGCTTGATTCGGGCGTTCAGCGAGATCGCCGAGCAGCTGGATGTTTTAATTGTTGATACTGCGGCGGGGATTTCTGACTCGGTGGTAAATTTTGTCAGCGCAGCCCACGAGGTGTTATTGGTGGTCTGTAATGAGCCGAGCTCGATAACTGACGCTTACGCCATGATTAAATTATTAAATAGGGATTTTGGTCGCAGCCGATTTCGGATACTGGCTAATATGGTGGCAGACGAAGCGGAGGGGCGGCAGGTCTTTGAGACTTTAAATAACGTGTGTCAGCAGTTTATTGAGGTCGCTTTGATTTACACGGGTGCAATTCCTTTTGATCAGCACTTACGCGATGCGGTGCGCCAGCGCCATCCGGTGATATTACATGCGCCAAGCAGCGTTTCAGCCAGAGCTTTGCGTGACGTTAGCAAAAAGATACAAATGTGGCCCTTGCCTAGCCGCATGGAGGGGCGCTTATTGTTTTTTATTGAACAATTAACGGCGGTGGACTCTCAGCGACGGGGCATTGGGGAGCGTCGCGATGGGTGA
- a CDS encoding Hpt domain-containing protein, which produces MNKTEHEGIMAIFLAEAEEIVQRLSEQLAELQYGYDGQRILDDIHRGFHTLYGGAAVLGLAELVECAQLSERLMERLRTRRMALSPAAVSLILSAVESVQVMLARRINHQEPETLSRELKQRLVQAADGSDKSANTIVSPHTDSDPMGLFFDGRLTSRKPSTPLNLSSGGILPSVAANQITDDEFENLLDSLYGKGRGPTSRKVAVRGGEAGGASATETMVRPQAALVTDVTTGDSGIGHLVQELSWVRNRLIRFQGLEQKTELDKALAYLDLVTRDMEAWLQSRAKRR; this is translated from the coding sequence GTGAATAAAACTGAACACGAAGGGATTATGGCGATTTTTTTGGCGGAAGCCGAAGAAATTGTCCAGCGCCTATCTGAACAGTTGGCCGAGCTGCAATATGGCTACGACGGTCAGCGTATCCTCGATGATATTCATCGTGGTTTTCACACCCTTTATGGCGGCGCTGCTGTGTTGGGCTTGGCTGAATTGGTGGAGTGCGCGCAACTTTCTGAACGACTCATGGAGCGCTTGCGTACACGGCGAATGGCCTTGAGTCCGGCCGCGGTGTCGCTGATTTTAAGCGCAGTGGAAAGTGTTCAGGTAATGCTTGCCCGCCGTATAAATCATCAGGAGCCTGAAACGCTAAGCCGGGAGTTAAAACAGCGTCTGGTTCAAGCGGCAGATGGCAGCGATAAATCGGCGAATACCATTGTGTCACCACACACCGACAGCGACCCCATGGGCTTGTTTTTCGATGGTCGCCTAACATCACGTAAACCTAGCACTCCCTTGAATCTAAGTTCCGGTGGCATCTTGCCGTCGGTTGCTGCAAATCAAATAACTGATGATGAATTTGAAAACTTACTCGATAGCCTCTACGGCAAAGGTAGGGGGCCAACGTCGCGCAAAGTTGCTGTCCGAGGCGGTGAAGCTGGCGGAGCTAGTGCTACCGAGACAATGGTCAGGCCGCAAGCAGCTTTGGTTACTGACGTGACGACGGGCGACAGCGGTATAGGCCATTTGGTTCAAGAGTTGAGCTGGGTGCGCAATCGCTTAATCCGCTTTCAGGGGCTTGAACAAAAGACAGAGCTAGATAAGGCGCTAGCTTATCTGGACTTAGTCACCCGGGATATGGAAGCCTGGCTGCAGAGCCGGGCGAAGCGCCGGTAG
- the ccmA gene encoding cytochrome c biogenesis heme-transporting ATPase CcmA translates to MAQTGLEVRQLYSERDDRVLFADLCFTLNAGDVLQIAGPNGSGKTSLLRILAGLSSRYQGDILWHNHSLEQQRADYLQQLLYIGHGAGIKAALSPLENLRWSCALRGLPADDNPILSALAKVGLRGFEEQACYSLSAGQQRRVNLARLFCIPAQLWILDEPFTAIDQGGVAEIEQWISEFANAGGAVLLTTHHRLAINRPLRIIELGEH, encoded by the coding sequence TTGGCACAAACAGGGCTGGAGGTAAGGCAACTCTACAGTGAGCGCGATGATCGCGTGCTGTTTGCTGATCTGTGTTTTACGCTAAATGCCGGAGATGTGCTGCAAATTGCCGGTCCTAATGGCAGTGGCAAGACCAGTCTGCTGCGAATTTTGGCGGGTTTATCCAGTCGCTACCAAGGCGATATCCTTTGGCACAACCACTCTTTGGAACAGCAGCGCGCTGACTATCTCCAGCAATTGCTGTATATCGGTCATGGCGCTGGTATCAAAGCGGCATTAAGTCCACTGGAAAACCTGCGGTGGTCTTGCGCCTTGCGTGGTCTACCTGCAGACGACAATCCTATCCTCTCGGCCCTGGCCAAAGTAGGTTTGCGGGGCTTTGAAGAGCAAGCCTGTTACAGCTTGTCTGCAGGGCAGCAGCGCCGCGTTAATCTCGCTAGATTATTTTGTATTCCGGCCCAGCTGTGGATTTTAGACGAACCCTTTACCGCTATTGATCAAGGCGGTGTCGCTGAAATTGAACAATGGATTAGCGAATTTGCCAATGCCGGTGGCGCGGTCTTGTTAACCACGCATCATCGACTCGCGATTAACCGCCCCCTCCGCATTATTGAATTGGGGGAGCATTAA
- the ccmE gene encoding cytochrome c maturation protein CcmE, producing MHPQRKQRLMIVVFILCVASLAAGLLGYALKENINLFYPPAEIVSGKAPVGKAIRAGGMVQEGSVQRATDSLKIRFVVTDYSAVVTVEYEGILPDLFAEGEGVVVSGKLAEDGVFYASEVLAKHDETYMPPEVSDALTKSAAKRAELEEKGSL from the coding sequence ATGCATCCCCAGCGCAAACAGCGCTTAATGATTGTTGTTTTTATTTTGTGTGTAGCGTCCTTGGCCGCTGGCTTGTTGGGTTACGCCTTAAAGGAAAATATTAATTTGTTTTATCCCCCCGCCGAAATTGTGTCGGGTAAGGCGCCAGTAGGTAAAGCGATTCGCGCCGGTGGAATGGTGCAAGAGGGTAGCGTGCAGCGCGCTACTGACAGTTTGAAAATACGTTTTGTGGTGACTGATTACAGCGCGGTTGTCACCGTTGAGTACGAAGGCATTTTGCCGGATTTGTTTGCGGAAGGAGAGGGCGTGGTCGTTTCGGGTAAGCTTGCCGAGGACGGTGTTTTTTACGCGAGCGAGGTGTTGGCAAAACACGACGAAACTTATATGCCTCCGGAAGTTAGTGATGCCTTAACTAAATCAGCCGCCAAGCGTGCTGAGCTAGAAGAGAAGGGTTCCCTGTGA
- a CDS encoding cytochrome c-type biogenesis protein, with protein MRSLLLAGWLILLSFSAHGVIETYQFDTDVQRARYHHFIEELRCPKCQNQNLSGSDSAISKDLRRQIHQMIMDDKSDIEITQYMVARYGDFILYRPQFNAATAVLWLTPLGLLLLGLFVWWRMAATRAKPKLSSDEALSVTEQQQLKDLLDEENSASKDGDNK; from the coding sequence ATGAGGAGTTTACTCTTGGCAGGCTGGCTCATTTTGCTGAGCTTTAGTGCGCATGGGGTCATTGAAACGTATCAATTTGACACTGATGTGCAGCGCGCTCGTTACCACCATTTTATTGAGGAGTTGCGCTGCCCAAAATGCCAGAATCAAAATTTATCGGGTTCAGACTCGGCTATTTCCAAAGACTTACGTCGTCAGATTCATCAGATGATTATGGACGATAAATCTGATATTGAAATCACCCAGTATATGGTGGCACGTTACGGCGATTTTATCCTTTACCGGCCCCAGTTTAACGCCGCTACGGCAGTCTTGTGGTTGACGCCACTCGGTTTATTGTTGCTTGGTTTGTTTGTGTGGTGGCGCATGGCGGCGACGCGGGCTAAGCCTAAGTTATCAAGTGATGAGGCGCTGTCGGTAACAGAGCAACAGCAGCTAAAGGATTTGCTGGATGAGGAAAACTCGGCGAGCAAAGATGGGGACAATAAGTGA
- the ccmI gene encoding c-type cytochrome biogenesis protein CcmI produces MIALYLGIALLLVVAAFFVLLAIRRHAPADADNQLHRSAQRSFYRQRQAELAADRDAGLIEDNQYQELVRELDRQLVVESATEVPSKQRVGQRSLIVILAMALPLLAILLYGQLGYHLDLQLRSLQREIVEQGIDEARWQRYQDLVADILARRPESGEHLVMMATLFRQQGDFAGALPYYQRLEALYPNDADVLAQLAQARYLLNGRQVDEQTQALLNRAFAINPQQATALGVLGIDAFAAGRYSEALKYWQSLLQVLPPNSAEAGVIAGGIAESKRLAMADGELEGLAVIVTVNADLGPTPAGVLFVVAKSADGSPMPVAAMRLPLSAASEQKWPVTVYLTDSDVIRQGKVLADFPELVVSAHISLAGTAIRRAGDWLAEPVSLKADAEASAIALTINAIQAAK; encoded by the coding sequence GTGATCGCGCTGTATTTAGGAATAGCATTGCTACTGGTGGTTGCCGCCTTTTTTGTGTTGCTGGCGATTCGCCGTCATGCACCTGCCGATGCCGATAATCAATTGCATCGCAGCGCCCAGCGTAGCTTTTATCGCCAGCGCCAAGCGGAATTAGCTGCCGACCGCGATGCTGGTTTGATCGAAGACAATCAATACCAAGAGCTTGTTCGTGAGCTGGATCGGCAGTTGGTGGTGGAGTCCGCTACCGAGGTGCCTAGCAAGCAGCGCGTGGGACAGCGTTCATTGATCGTAATATTGGCCATGGCACTGCCGCTGCTGGCGATACTGCTTTATGGTCAGTTAGGTTATCACTTAGATTTGCAGTTGCGGAGCTTGCAGCGCGAGATTGTTGAGCAAGGTATCGATGAGGCGCGGTGGCAGCGCTATCAAGACCTTGTTGCCGATATATTGGCACGTCGCCCAGAGAGTGGTGAACATTTGGTGATGATGGCGACCTTGTTTCGCCAGCAAGGCGATTTTGCCGGTGCACTGCCTTACTATCAGCGGCTTGAGGCTTTGTATCCGAATGATGCCGATGTGCTGGCGCAGTTGGCGCAGGCGCGTTATTTGCTTAATGGACGTCAAGTAGACGAGCAAACCCAAGCCTTGCTCAATAGGGCATTCGCGATTAACCCCCAGCAGGCAACGGCATTGGGAGTCTTGGGAATTGACGCCTTCGCGGCTGGGCGCTATAGCGAGGCATTAAAATATTGGCAGAGCTTGTTGCAGGTATTGCCGCCAAACTCTGCCGAAGCTGGGGTGATCGCCGGTGGTATTGCCGAGTCCAAACGTCTCGCCATGGCGGATGGTGAATTAGAGGGGCTGGCGGTGATCGTGACGGTGAATGCCGACTTGGGGCCGACACCTGCTGGGGTGTTGTTTGTGGTGGCTAAAAGTGCAGATGGCTCGCCCATGCCGGTGGCGGCAATGCGCTTGCCGCTTTCTGCTGCATCAGAGCAAAAATGGCCGGTAACAGTGTATTTGACCGACAGTGATGTTATTCGCCAAGGTAAGGTATTGGCCGATTTTCCTGAATTAGTGGTGTCCGCCCACATCAGTTTAGCGGGCACCGCCATTCGGCGTGCTGGCGACTGGCTCGCCGAGCCGGTAAGCCTTAAGGCCGACGCGGAGGCGAGCGCGATCGCCTTGACGATCAACGCAATACAGGCCGCCAAGTAG
- a CDS encoding heme lyase CcmF/NrfE family subunit, which translates to MIVELGHFALILGFCFALVLAVLPLWGVQRGDQMAMAAARYLSFAQFLFTTIATACLVYAFMTDDFSVDIVAAQSNSLLPNAYKFSAMWGGHEGSLLLWLEILTLWTVAVAIFSRQLPRDILARVLAVMGMIAVGFFSFSLFTSNPFARHLLNVPSDGQDLNPLLQDPGMVIHPPMLYIGYVGFSVAFAFAIAALLSGRMDASWARWSRPWTNTAWLFLTVGIALGSWWAYYELGWGGWWFWDPVENASFMPWLVGTALIHSLAVTEKRGVFKSWTLLLAIFAFSLSLLGTFLVRSGVLTSVHAFAADPTRGMFILAFLFLVVGGSLTLYAFKAPAAKTAPSFGWLSREALLLANNIVLVVAAMTVLLGTLFPLIMDFAGLGKYSVGPPYFNAIFVPLMCLLALLVGIGPSSQWKRTGAQRWWRALLGAFIASAVIALILPNAFADEFQLGATVGVLLASWIVLSSAVNLRSKTRNAASLFSGLRRLTPSYYGMLLAHIGFAASVLGVAMVTSFNDERDIRMEVGDRMDDVSGYEVRFDGVQSITGPNYQGQRGSFTLWQAGDFVADLHPEKRRYHARSGQVMTEAAIDASLLRDVYIALGEPVGENAWAVRIHVKPFIRFIWLGAILMALGALLAICDKRYRSASPRVQKGENHAKA; encoded by the coding sequence GTGATTGTAGAACTTGGCCACTTCGCCTTAATTCTTGGTTTTTGCTTCGCCTTAGTCCTAGCGGTTTTGCCCTTGTGGGGTGTGCAGCGTGGCGACCAAATGGCGATGGCCGCGGCGCGCTATTTGAGTTTTGCGCAGTTTTTATTTACCACTATTGCCACTGCTTGTCTTGTCTATGCATTTATGACCGACGATTTTTCTGTCGATATTGTGGCGGCACAGTCCAACTCACTGCTCCCCAATGCCTATAAATTCAGCGCTATGTGGGGCGGCCATGAAGGTTCCCTCTTGCTATGGTTAGAAATATTGACCTTGTGGACGGTCGCCGTTGCCATTTTTTCTCGGCAATTGCCCCGCGATATTCTCGCCCGAGTATTGGCCGTCATGGGCATGATCGCGGTAGGCTTTTTTAGTTTTTCGCTGTTTACCTCAAATCCCTTTGCGCGGCATTTGCTAAACGTGCCAAGCGATGGTCAGGACTTAAACCCGCTATTGCAAGATCCCGGCATGGTGATTCATCCGCCAATGCTCTATATCGGTTATGTTGGCTTTTCTGTGGCCTTCGCCTTTGCCATTGCTGCGCTGCTCAGTGGTCGCATGGACGCCAGTTGGGCGCGTTGGTCTCGGCCCTGGACCAATACGGCGTGGTTGTTTTTAACCGTCGGCATTGCGCTGGGTAGTTGGTGGGCCTACTACGAGCTGGGCTGGGGCGGTTGGTGGTTTTGGGACCCGGTAGAAAACGCCTCATTTATGCCGTGGTTGGTCGGCACCGCGTTAATTCACTCCTTAGCGGTGACAGAGAAACGTGGTGTCTTTAAAAGCTGGACTTTATTACTGGCGATATTTGCGTTCTCGTTGAGTTTGCTAGGTACATTTTTGGTGCGCTCCGGGGTTCTCACCTCGGTGCACGCTTTTGCAGCGGACCCAACTCGCGGCATGTTTATACTGGCATTTTTGTTTTTGGTAGTGGGTGGCTCCTTGACCCTGTATGCCTTTAAAGCACCGGCAGCAAAGACAGCGCCGAGCTTTGGCTGGCTGTCTCGAGAAGCGCTGTTGCTGGCCAATAATATTGTGCTGGTGGTTGCCGCCATGACGGTGCTGCTCGGCACCTTGTTTCCGCTTATTATGGATTTCGCCGGTCTAGGCAAATACTCCGTGGGGCCGCCGTATTTTAATGCGATTTTTGTCCCGCTAATGTGTTTATTGGCCTTGCTTGTTGGTATTGGGCCTTCTTCGCAGTGGAAGCGCACTGGGGCTCAGCGTTGGTGGCGCGCATTACTTGGTGCGTTTATCGCCAGTGCTGTTATCGCGTTAATCCTCCCTAATGCCTTCGCTGATGAATTCCAGCTTGGCGCTACCGTGGGTGTGTTACTTGCATCATGGATAGTGCTCAGCAGTGCGGTAAATTTGCGCAGCAAAACCCGCAATGCAGCATCGCTGTTCTCGGGGCTGCGCCGCTTGACGCCGTCGTATTATGGCATGTTGCTCGCGCATATCGGTTTTGCTGCCAGCGTGCTTGGCGTGGCGATGGTCACCAGTTTTAATGATGAGCGCGATATTCGGATGGAAGTCGGCGATCGCATGGATGACGTGTCTGGCTACGAGGTTCGTTTTGACGGCGTACAATCGATTACCGGCCCAAATTACCAGGGCCAGCGCGGCAGCTTTACGCTGTGGCAAGCGGGCGACTTTGTTGCCGACCTGCACCCAGAAAAGCGTCGCTACCATGCGCGCAGCGGTCAGGTGATGACTGAGGCCGCCATTGACGCCAGTTTGCTGCGTGATGTCTATATCGCGCTGGGCGAGCCGGTGGGTGAAAATGCCTGGGCGGTGCGTATCCACGTAAAGCCCTTCATCCGTTTTATTTGGCTGGGCGCAATCTTGATGGCGCTAGGGGCCTTGTTGGCAATTTGTGATAAGCGCTACCGAAGCGCTTCACCGCGCGTTCAAAAAGGGGAAAACCATGCAAAGGCTTAA